The following proteins come from a genomic window of Candidatus Obscuribacter sp.:
- a CDS encoding GNAT family N-acetyltransferase yields the protein MTTIRPMTADDLPALAAMYVRSFADPALGEHWTEPAAQALLANWYARQPDLAFVAEDDSKLLGAFVVGVRPWWDGNHLVDGELFVDDDSQGKGVASDLIREVLLQAKAKYAPVVWESYTFKGQDFPLNWYKRMGFREIDEWVMIRADVADVLNKLDT from the coding sequence TTGACCACCATTAGACCAATGACTGCGGATGACTTACCCGCATTAGCTGCAATGTATGTAAGGTCATTTGCTGATCCGGCTCTTGGTGAGCACTGGACTGAGCCCGCGGCACAGGCGCTCCTCGCCAACTGGTACGCGCGTCAACCAGATCTTGCTTTTGTAGCCGAGGACGACAGTAAATTGCTAGGCGCTTTTGTCGTAGGTGTGCGCCCCTGGTGGGACGGCAATCACCTTGTAGATGGTGAGTTGTTTGTTGATGACGACAGTCAGGGCAAGGGGGTCGCCAGCGACCTCATACGCGAGGTATTGCTCCAGGCTAAAGCTAAGTATGCGCCGGTTGTCTGGGAGAGCTACACTTTTAAGGGGCAGGACTTTCCGCTCAATTGGTATAAGCGTATGGGCTTTAGAGAAATAGACGAGTGGGTAATGATCCGTGCGGATGTTGCCGACGTTTTGAACAAGCTTGATACTTGA
- a CDS encoding tetratricopeptide repeat protein: MQLTKSIITIILVLVANSVKAAQTPTPTHTSSQLTPQRVQANTYANAGRQFEEHGNTAAADKQYALAIKTERNNPLARYSRGYLRLVQGQNEAVVEDMDIVIEQCPLTTAFYCRGLAHFRMGQIDKSIDDFSDAIALSPQDYSNYFLRAKGRFILKDYSGATSDCLKAIWYNPAETAEKLRLEINLACSDLHL; this comes from the coding sequence ATGCAACTAACAAAATCGATTATCACCATAATCCTCGTGCTCGTAGCCAACTCCGTAAAGGCTGCGCAGACGCCGACGCCAACACATACAAGCTCTCAACTTACGCCGCAACGGGTTCAGGCCAATACTTACGCCAACGCAGGACGACAGTTTGAAGAGCATGGCAATACAGCAGCCGCCGACAAGCAATACGCTTTGGCAATCAAAACAGAGAGAAACAACCCATTGGCTAGATATAGCCGGGGATATTTAAGACTTGTGCAAGGTCAAAACGAAGCAGTGGTGGAGGATATGGACATTGTCATAGAGCAATGCCCACTCACAACAGCATTTTATTGCAGGGGGCTAGCCCACTTCCGCATGGGTCAAATCGACAAATCAATAGACGATTTTAGCGATGCAATTGCCTTGTCGCCGCAAGACTACAGCAACTATTTTTTGCGGGCCAAAGGACGTTTTATACTGAAAGACTACAGCGGTGCCACATCAGACTGCCTGAAGGCTATTTGGTACAACCCAGCTGAAACAGCTGAAAAATTGAGACTCGAGATAAATCTAGCGTGCTCAGATTTACATCTTTAG
- a CDS encoding tetratricopeptide repeat protein has protein sequence MARNYADADNLKAVVVHCDEAILLNPKCIEAYTFRGWARQYSGAPSGALSDYEKVIQLDPNNVEGYLGRASIKMDRCQHQQALKDLDIAMRLTPNNARVHMALSRYWSEVLNYESAIEEATIAIRYEPNDSMYYRTRARFKSLLGDMAGAIRDCSTAIKINPKDAIAYGQRGDLLIQSKDQTSAIKDFEAGLRVAPHDISCNFNIACEMLNSGHFAEAISKFDVVTRLRPSKETYILRGYCKMELQQCSEAIKDYTAALALDKSDAFIYFLRAQCRAHSGDIVGSVTDFTISTINKPSLGINRLSACLQRFWYRLTSSVNDFH, from the coding sequence ATGGCTCGCAATTACGCCGATGCAGACAATCTAAAAGCAGTTGTCGTGCATTGTGACGAGGCAATCTTGCTAAATCCCAAATGCATCGAAGCTTACACCTTTCGCGGCTGGGCTAGACAGTATAGTGGCGCACCCAGTGGCGCATTAAGTGACTACGAAAAAGTGATCCAACTGGATCCAAACAACGTCGAGGGTTACCTAGGTCGAGCATCGATAAAAATGGATAGATGCCAGCATCAACAAGCATTAAAAGATCTAGATATTGCAATGAGACTAACGCCGAATAACGCTAGGGTTCATATGGCGCTAAGCCGCTACTGGTCTGAAGTTTTAAACTATGAGTCAGCAATAGAAGAAGCAACGATTGCAATTAGATATGAGCCAAACGACTCGATGTACTACCGAACCAGAGCGCGCTTCAAATCACTCCTCGGTGACATGGCAGGTGCCATCCGGGATTGTTCAACGGCCATAAAGATCAACCCTAAAGACGCCATAGCCTATGGACAAAGGGGAGATTTACTCATACAGTCAAAAGACCAAACATCTGCGATTAAAGACTTTGAAGCTGGTCTAAGAGTGGCACCGCACGATATCAGCTGTAATTTCAACATTGCTTGTGAAATGCTTAATTCCGGACATTTCGCTGAAGCGATTAGTAAGTTTGATGTTGTCACTCGATTGCGCCCAAGCAAAGAGACTTATATCCTAAGAGGCTACTGCAAGATGGAATTGCAACAATGTTCAGAAGCAATTAAAGACTATACTGCCGCGCTGGCATTGGATAAAAGCGATGCATTTATCTATTTCTTGCGGGCACAGTGCCGGGCTCATTCAGGTGACATAGTTGGCTCAGTCACAGATTTCACAATAAGTACAATCAACAAACCTTCATTAGGCATAAACCGCCTTAGTGCTTGCCTCCAAAGATTTTGGTATCGACTAACATCCAGCGTCAATGATTTCCACTAA
- a CDS encoding tetratricopeptide repeat protein gives MIFTATLYSYSVTQTVKAANARVEHTKSAAFPHQISIQSQKSAEGLYQSASSHYKSADDAGVIKDLGQAIKLNPKAPKYYVMRGHAKLNLSDKTGAKSDYESAIALSKDSFTAHLLGARIKEHKLDFIGALAEYDKAVDTKPDNLEARYCRGFTRLNLNDYAGMIEDFDIINAKHPTAWTHYLRALAFMSTHRYAEARTDLTQAIKRKKNTINIQDYYYLRSKCHSALGAYWPALCDYVTALNSSPQQTFMATRSELTFSWQSVTANIE, from the coding sequence ATGATATTTACTGCAACACTTTATTCCTACTCTGTGACGCAGACTGTCAAAGCAGCTAATGCAAGAGTAGAGCATACTAAAAGTGCCGCATTTCCCCACCAAATATCAATCCAGAGTCAGAAGTCAGCGGAAGGACTCTACCAGAGTGCGTCTTCACATTATAAGAGCGCGGATGATGCAGGAGTCATAAAAGATCTAGGTCAGGCTATAAAGCTAAATCCAAAAGCACCCAAATACTACGTTATGAGAGGACACGCCAAGCTAAACCTCTCGGATAAAACTGGAGCCAAATCAGACTACGAAAGCGCTATAGCGCTAAGCAAGGACAGCTTTACCGCCCATCTCTTGGGTGCACGCATAAAAGAGCACAAACTTGACTTTATCGGGGCTTTAGCAGAATACGATAAAGCAGTGGATACAAAGCCTGACAATCTGGAGGCTCGCTATTGCAGAGGCTTTACCCGACTCAATCTTAACGATTACGCTGGAATGATTGAAGACTTCGATATCATCAATGCCAAACATCCGACTGCTTGGACCCACTATTTGCGGGCACTCGCGTTTATGAGCACTCATCGATATGCAGAAGCACGCACCGATTTGACACAAGCTATCAAACGCAAAAAGAACACCATTAACATCCAAGACTATTACTATCTACGCAGCAAGTGTCACTCAGCCCTTGGAGCCTACTGGCCAGCTCTCTGTGATTACGTAACTGCGTTAAACTCGTCGCCACAACAAACTTTTATGGCAACGAGATCGGAATTAACGTTCTCATGGCAATCCGTGACCGCAAACATAGAGTGA
- a CDS encoding serine/threonine protein kinase produces MSEIVETADDAVGVEQSGSEVCAAPASNASHAAPHIPELPQQHQQHTQTHALPLTQSLDNPSDKPTELTETPPQLGERYEVLGLVGSGGMGTVWKVFDKELNETFAIKVLNPDLVADETANKRFQKEAKLASELTHANIAAIFGPGTDTHGRPYIIMRYVDGESLADILKREGKLSEERALDIFKQICEALSHSHMKGIVHRDIKPSNIIISKTESGGDLVQIVDFGIARYIYEEVTKTQALTKAVDIFGSPMYMSPEQFLGEEITAQSDIYSLGCVLYEMLTGTPPFTDEIQ; encoded by the coding sequence TTGTCAGAAATTGTCGAGACGGCTGATGATGCAGTCGGCGTGGAGCAAAGTGGTAGCGAGGTCTGCGCTGCGCCAGCTAGCAATGCAAGCCATGCAGCGCCGCACATACCCGAGCTACCTCAACAACACCAACAACACACACAAACCCACGCACTCCCCCTTACACAATCATTAGACAATCCCTCAGACAAACCAACTGAATTAACAGAGACCCCACCTCAACTCGGAGAGCGCTACGAGGTCTTGGGACTGGTCGGCAGCGGGGGCATGGGCACTGTTTGGAAGGTCTTTGATAAAGAACTAAACGAAACCTTTGCCATCAAAGTACTCAATCCCGATCTGGTAGCCGATGAGACAGCCAACAAGAGATTTCAAAAGGAAGCAAAACTTGCGTCCGAGCTGACTCACGCAAACATCGCCGCAATATTTGGACCCGGCACAGACACCCACGGCCGCCCCTACATCATCATGCGCTATGTCGATGGTGAGAGTCTTGCTGACATACTAAAACGCGAAGGCAAGCTCTCAGAGGAGCGTGCACTCGATATCTTCAAACAAATCTGCGAAGCGCTATCGCACTCTCACATGAAAGGCATCGTCCACCGCGATATCAAACCAAGCAATATCATCATCTCCAAAACCGAGTCCGGCGGCGATCTCGTGCAGATCGTCGACTTTGGTATTGCTCGCTATATCTACGAAGAAGTGACTAAAACACAAGCACTGACCAAAGCTGTCGACATTTTTGGTAGTCCCATGTACATGAGTCCTGAGCAGTTTCTTGGAGAAGAAATCACTGCACAATCGGACATCTACTCACTCGGATGTGTCCTCTACGAAATGCTCACCGGCACTCCACCTTTTACTGATGAAATCCAGTGA
- a CDS encoding protein kinase — translation MEAASNASPAAPQQQQQQQQQQQHSDREQTAQHQEQHTQAQAQPFTQSLDNPAYKPIDSTDPPQLGERYEVLGLVGSGGMGTVWKVFDKELNETFAIKVLNPDLVADETANKRFQKEAKLASELTHANIAAIFGPGTDTHGRPYIIMRYVDGESLADILKRESKLSEERALDIFKQVCEALSHSHMKGIVHRDIKPSNIIISKTESGGDLVQIVDFGIARYIYEEVTKTQALTKAVDIFGSPMYMSPEQFLGEEITAQSDIYSLGCVLYEMLTGTPPFTDENPVKLVLKQMSEPANLSKVPQSCREIVSRCLHKDKSVRFSSVDYAIQMLSRTKAQSGANNIDINMLLAVLPSFLLLLNLPATSKSIFALAAPLAICLIWAATHMVNRCNALASKYHLRLEFALFLSFIGSCLVTAIGWLVALPLSLMSLPVIILAITFIGIADSLRTLYAKLMQQQNEIKLQYRYNRTKRHLSNFIVLLPILTSLPLFFGFLCTRE, via the coding sequence ATGGAGGCTGCTAGCAATGCAAGCCCTGCGGCGCCGCAACAACAACAACAACAACAACAACAACAACAACACTCCGACAGAGAACAGACCGCACAACATCAAGAACAACATACACAAGCCCAAGCACAACCGTTTACACAATCATTAGACAATCCCGCCTACAAACCAATCGATTCCACCGACCCACCTCAACTGGGTGAGCGCTACGAGGTCTTGGGCTTGGTCGGCAGCGGCGGCATGGGCACTGTATGGAAGGTCTTTGACAAAGAACTAAACGAAACCTTTGCCATCAAAGTCCTCAATCCCGATTTAGTTGCTGATGAGACAGCCAACAAGAGATTTCAAAAAGAAGCCAAACTTGCGTCCGAGCTGACTCACGCTAACATCGCCGCAATATTTGGACCCGGCACAGACACCCACGGCCGCCCCTACATCATCATGCGCTATGTCGATGGTGAGAGTCTTGCCGACATTCTAAAACGCGAAAGCAAGCTCTCAGAGGAGCGTGCACTCGATATCTTTAAGCAAGTCTGCGAAGCACTGTCTCACTCGCACATGAAAGGTATCGTCCACCGCGATATCAAACCAAGCAATATCATCATCTCCAAAACCGAGTCAGGCGGAGATCTTGTGCAGATCGTCGACTTTGGTATTGCTCGCTATATCTACGAAGAAGTGACCAAAACACAAGCTCTGACCAAAGCTGTCGACATCTTTGGCAGCCCAATGTACATGAGCCCCGAACAGTTTCTCGGCGAAGAAATCACCGCACAATCAGACATCTACTCCCTCGGCTGTGTCCTCTACGAGATGCTCACAGGCACTCCACCTTTTACCGATGAAAATCCAGTAAAGCTGGTTTTAAAGCAAATGAGTGAGCCGGCAAATTTATCAAAGGTGCCGCAGTCCTGCAGAGAGATCGTGTCGAGATGTTTGCATAAAGACAAGTCCGTGCGATTTAGCAGTGTCGATTATGCAATTCAAATGCTCTCGCGGACAAAAGCACAGAGCGGCGCAAACAACATAGACATCAATATGCTACTCGCTGTCCTGCCGAGTTTTCTGCTCCTTCTAAACCTACCAGCAACTTCAAAAAGTATATTTGCTCTGGCTGCGCCACTAGCGATATGTTTGATTTGGGCTGCGACTCATATGGTAAATAGATGTAATGCACTGGCGAGCAAATATCACCTTAGACTAGAATTCGCGCTCTTTCTTTCATTTATTGGCTCTTGCCTCGTTACCGCAATTGGATGGCTAGTTGCGCTACCTCTATCGCTTATGTCGCTCCCAGTGATTATCCTTGCCATCACTTTCATTGGTATTGCAGACTCTCTAAGAACTCTCTATGCAAAGCTGATGCAACAGCAAAACGAAATAAAACTCCAGTACAGATATAATCGAACAAAAAGACATTTGAGCAACTTTATAGTGCTACTCCCGATCCTGACGTCTCTGCCCCTATTTTTCGGATTTCTCTGTACAAGAGAGTGA